The Nitrospirota bacterium genome has a segment encoding these proteins:
- a CDS encoding thioredoxin domain-containing protein — MAAGPTVRKIMDTYQGRIRLVIKNYPYQYRDYSHIAAEASLAARDQGKYWEMHDLLIRRSPRLDRSSLIGYAKELGLDVVKFTDSLDKRKHASEIERDKALAVRMDLYNTPTFFINGREVVGERPFGYFKKLIDEELKGKN; from the coding sequence GTGGCGGCCGGTCCGACCGTCAGGAAGATCATGGATACCTATCAGGGCAGGATAAGGCTCGTGATCAAGAACTATCCCTACCAGTACCGGGATTACTCGCACATCGCGGCGGAGGCGTCGCTGGCGGCCCGGGACCAGGGGAAGTACTGGGAGATGCATGACCTCCTGATCAGGCGCTCGCCCAGGCTTGACCGATCGAGCCTGATCGGATACGCGAAGGAACTCGGGCTGGACGTCGTCAAGTTCACTGATTCCCTCGACAAGCGAAAGCATGCGTCCGAGATCGAGCGTGACAAGGCGCTGGCAGTCAGGATGGACCTGTACAACACGCCGACCTTCTTCATCAACGGCAGGGAAGTCGTGGGTGAACGGCCGTTCGGGTATTTTAAGAAGCTCATCGACGAGGAACTGAAGGGAAAGAATTGA
- a CDS encoding cyclodeaminase/cyclohydrolase family protein — protein sequence MYIDQPLRHFTDKLASKSPEPGGGSVAALTGALGAALVSMVANLTLGKEKYKDVQPRIEALLKESEMVRTGMQDFIQKDTEAYGALSEVYKMPKNTDAEKAARAVKMQEALKKACQVPFEIGLKALDVAKLAERAADIGNVGAVSDAGVAVLLAQACAQSAALNVKINVNSIRDDAYNKETWTRMQDVLRQVAALEKSVMETTYRKMG from the coding sequence ATGTACATCGACCAGCCCTTGAGGCATTTTACGGACAAATTGGCGAGCAAGTCGCCCGAACCCGGCGGAGGCAGCGTGGCCGCGCTCACAGGCGCGCTTGGCGCCGCCCTCGTCAGCATGGTGGCCAACCTCACTCTCGGCAAGGAGAAATACAAGGACGTACAGCCCCGGATCGAAGCGCTGCTGAAAGAATCGGAAATGGTCAGGACCGGGATGCAGGACTTCATCCAGAAAGACACCGAGGCATACGGCGCCCTGTCCGAGGTGTATAAGATGCCGAAGAACACCGATGCGGAAAAGGCGGCCCGCGCGGTGAAGATGCAGGAAGCGCTCAAGAAAGCATGCCAGGTGCCCTTCGAGATCGGGCTCAAGGCGCTCGACGTGGCGAAACTGGCGGAACGTGCCGCGGATATCGGGAATGTGGGGGCCGTGAGCGACGCGGGCGTCGCGGTGCTCCTGGCCCAGGCCTGCGCCCAGAGCGCCGCGCTGAACGTGAAGATCAACGTGAACAGCATCAGGGACGATGCGTACAACAAAGAGACCTGGACGCGAATGCAGGACGTGCTCAGGCAGGTGGCCGCGCTCGAAAAGAGCGTAATGGAAACGACCTATCGGAAGATGGGTTAG
- a CDS encoding DUF485 domain-containing protein, protein MAKVKKEDILNDPDFMRLTGQKDTISLILTILELVLYFGFIYLVAEGKGFLSQKMSEGGAATIGIPIAVGTILLSWVFTGIYIWWANAKYDEMVKRVVEKVGG, encoded by the coding sequence ATGGCTAAGGTGAAGAAAGAAGACATCTTGAATGACCCGGATTTCATGCGGTTGACCGGCCAGAAGGACACCATCTCGCTCATTCTGACGATCCTGGAGCTGGTGCTGTATTTCGGGTTCATCTACCTCGTCGCGGAAGGCAAGGGCTTTCTCTCGCAGAAGATGAGTGAAGGCGGCGCGGCGACGATCGGGATACCGATCGCGGTCGGGACGATCCTGCTGTCATGGGTATTCACCGGGATCTACATCTGGTGGGCAAACGCGAAATACGACGAAATGGTCAAAAGAGTCGTAGAAAAGGTAGGAGGATAA
- a CDS encoding cytochrome c peroxidase yields MTPVPVPEQNPQTPEKIELGKKLFFDRRLSGDGTMSCVTCHDPEHAFTDGLDISLSYPTTRNWRNAPTLLNVGFQKYLFHDGRALTLEDQALFPMMSAFEMNRNLDFAEEVIRSVPEYVEAFRKVFNAEPSRERMAMAIAAFERTLISRNTPLERFLKGDKKALSDEAKKGLVIFTQKGKCIDCHFGVSLSDDAFHALQVPENPEHQSDPRIAVTRRFVAKVYHFEDYRTLTEDPGRYLITKDRKDWKAFRTPTLLDIAATGPYMHNGIFASLDEVIDFFDRGGGKGNTALKPLRLTDKEKRSLKTFLVEALSGEPSPFEYPKIP; encoded by the coding sequence ATGACACCCGTTCCGGTGCCAGAGCAGAACCCCCAGACGCCGGAAAAGATCGAACTGGGCAAGAAGCTGTTCTTCGACCGCCGGCTTTCCGGTGACGGGACCATGAGCTGCGTGACCTGCCACGACCCGGAGCACGCCTTCACTGACGGACTCGACATCTCGCTCAGCTACCCCACGACCAGGAACTGGCGGAACGCGCCGACGCTCCTGAACGTGGGCTTTCAGAAATACCTGTTCCACGACGGCAGGGCGCTCACGCTGGAGGACCAGGCGCTGTTCCCGATGATGTCGGCCTTCGAGATGAACAGGAACCTCGATTTCGCCGAGGAGGTGATCCGCTCGGTCCCGGAGTACGTCGAGGCCTTCCGGAAGGTCTTCAATGCCGAACCCAGCCGGGAGCGAATGGCCATGGCAATCGCTGCATTCGAGCGGACGCTCATCTCGCGGAACACCCCGCTGGAGCGCTTCCTGAAGGGGGACAAGAAGGCGCTCTCGGATGAAGCGAAAAAAGGCCTGGTGATCTTCACACAGAAAGGGAAATGCATCGACTGTCATTTTGGCGTGAGCCTGTCGGACGACGCGTTTCACGCTCTTCAGGTGCCCGAGAACCCCGAGCACCAGTCCGACCCGCGGATCGCGGTCACCCGGCGCTTTGTCGCGAAGGTCTATCATTTCGAAGATTACCGGACGCTGACCGAGGACCCCGGCAGGTACCTCATCACGAAGGACCGGAAGGACTGGAAGGCCTTCCGCACGCCGACGCTGCTTGACATAGCCGCGACCGGGCCCTACATGCACAACGGCATCTTCGCGTCGCTCGACGAGGTGATCGATTTTTTCGATAGGGGCGGAGGCAAGGGGAACACGGCGCTGAAGCCGCTGAGATTGACGGACAAGGAGAAGCGCTCTCTGAAAACGTTCCTCGTTGAGGCCCTTTCCGGAGAGCCGTCCCCCTTCGAATACCCTAAGATACCGTAA
- a CDS encoding PAS domain-containing protein, whose protein sequence is MFSDQYTQDLINSILDPIMIIDGDRTIAMVNDSFLAMQGATREDLIGKNCFTVLHHECFPCRLPDGQCQHHEVFASGRAITATHRHFTRDNKEIICELTASPVRDQDGRVIRMIEVIRDVTEERHLQEATRRSAEFLASVLEGIGAGVVVVDREYRILIANKGYLEQVGKKANDVVGRHCFEVSHRFSAPCSGQGHDCPVKAVFETGAASQALHTHYDDQDRNVYVECHAYPILDGAGRVVRAIETLNDVTDRVLLEQQLKESEEKYRDLYDNAPDGYYSLAGNGLIVEVNQTFLNMLGYSREDVVGKLFIEDLLSKESAAICLKLFPEFKQSGRITNIELTMARKDGSLLPVTMTATAIVDAEGRFVKSRSVIRDITDRRQADEEKRKLQGQLFQSQKLEALGTLASGIAHDFNNLLASILGYASLAKADLPEGDPVHEHVSIIETASLRASELTQQLLAFAKGGKYDPRPNDVNTVVREVATLLSRTIGKNIAIEVRASEDLRPALCDAGQIQQAVLNMCINGRDAMPDGGTLTITTRNEHLNVRDVQSYVEATPGDYVLVTVSDTGVGMDRKTRDHIFDPFFTTKSRGTGLGLSLAYGIVRKHNGFIQVRSEPGAGSDFLVYLPASTAGEPRPGKKEIGDLRRGTETVLVVDDEPSITDLAREILRRYGYHVLTAASGDEAVSMYESRAQEIAVVILDMVMPGMDGRAVFRRLREIDPAVKVIASSGYSHERDADELLKQGSAGFVQKPYRIAELVRVVGNVVEGNEITGRRSPDGD, encoded by the coding sequence GTGTTCAGCGACCAGTATACCCAGGACCTCATCAACAGCATCCTCGACCCGATCATGATCATCGACGGCGACCGTACCATCGCCATGGTAAATGATTCGTTTCTCGCCATGCAGGGCGCCACCCGCGAGGACCTGATCGGAAAAAACTGCTTCACCGTCCTCCACCACGAATGCTTTCCCTGCCGGCTGCCCGACGGGCAATGCCAGCATCACGAAGTGTTTGCATCGGGGAGAGCGATCACCGCGACCCACCGTCACTTCACCCGGGACAACAAGGAGATCATCTGCGAACTGACCGCATCGCCGGTCCGCGATCAGGACGGCAGGGTGATCAGGATGATCGAAGTGATACGCGACGTAACGGAGGAGCGCCATCTGCAGGAGGCGACCCGCCGGTCGGCGGAATTCCTCGCAAGCGTCCTGGAGGGCATCGGCGCGGGCGTGGTGGTCGTGGACCGGGAGTACCGCATCCTGATCGCGAACAAGGGCTACCTTGAACAGGTCGGGAAAAAGGCGAATGATGTGGTCGGCAGGCACTGCTTTGAGGTTTCCCACCGCTTCAGCGCTCCCTGCAGCGGGCAGGGCCACGATTGCCCGGTCAAGGCCGTGTTCGAGACGGGCGCGGCGTCGCAGGCGCTCCATACGCACTATGACGACCAGGACCGGAACGTCTATGTCGAGTGCCACGCTTATCCCATCCTGGACGGAGCCGGCAGAGTCGTCAGGGCGATCGAGACCCTGAACGACGTTACGGACCGCGTGCTGCTCGAGCAGCAGCTGAAGGAATCCGAGGAGAAGTACCGCGATCTCTACGACAACGCGCCCGACGGCTACTATTCCCTCGCGGGGAACGGTCTCATCGTCGAGGTCAACCAGACGTTCCTGAACATGCTCGGGTACAGCCGCGAGGACGTCGTGGGAAAGCTGTTCATCGAGGACCTGCTGTCAAAGGAGAGCGCCGCGATATGCCTCAAGCTGTTCCCGGAATTCAAGCAATCGGGCCGGATCACGAACATCGAGCTCACCATGGCGAGGAAGGACGGGTCGCTGCTGCCCGTGACGATGACTGCCACCGCCATCGTGGACGCGGAGGGGCGGTTCGTGAAGAGCCGCTCCGTGATCCGCGACATCACGGACCGCAGGCAAGCTGACGAGGAAAAGAGAAAGCTCCAGGGGCAGCTCTTCCAGTCGCAGAAGCTCGAAGCGCTCGGCACGCTCGCGAGCGGCATCGCCCACGACTTCAACAACCTCCTGGCGTCCATCCTCGGGTATGCGTCGCTGGCAAAAGCGGACCTGCCCGAGGGCGACCCCGTGCACGAGCATGTTTCCATCATCGAAACGGCGTCGCTCCGCGCGTCGGAGCTCACCCAGCAGCTGCTCGCCTTCGCGAAGGGGGGGAAATATGACCCGAGGCCGAATGACGTCAACACGGTCGTGCGCGAGGTGGCGACGCTCCTTTCCCGGACCATCGGCAAGAACATTGCCATCGAGGTAAGGGCCTCCGAGGACCTCCGCCCGGCGCTGTGCGACGCGGGCCAGATCCAGCAGGCGGTCCTGAACATGTGCATCAACGGCCGCGACGCGATGCCCGATGGCGGTACGCTCACGATCACGACAAGGAACGAGCATCTCAACGTCAGGGACGTTCAGTCCTACGTCGAGGCTACTCCCGGCGACTACGTGCTGGTCACGGTGTCCGACACCGGCGTCGGCATGGACCGAAAGACGAGGGATCACATCTTCGATCCCTTCTTTACGACGAAGAGCAGGGGGACGGGCCTCGGGCTGTCGCTTGCCTATGGCATCGTCAGGAAGCACAATGGGTTCATCCAGGTCCGCAGCGAACCGGGCGCGGGCTCGGATTTTCTGGTGTATCTGCCCGCCAGCACAGCGGGAGAGCCGCGACCGGGGAAAAAAGAGATCGGCGACCTGCGGAGGGGGACCGAGACCGTGCTGGTCGTGGACGACGAGCCGTCGATCACGGACCTTGCCAGAGAGATCCTGCGGCGCTATGGTTACCATGTCCTGACCGCGGCTTCGGGCGACGAGGCTGTCAGCATGTATGAAAGTCGGGCGCAGGAGATCGCCGTGGTGATCCTGGACATGGTCATGCCCGGCATGGACGGCAGGGCAGTTTTCCGCCGCCTCCGCGAGATCGATCCCGCGGTGAAGGTGATCGCGTCAAGCGGCTACAGCCATGAGCGGGACGCCGACGAGCTCCTGAAGCAGGGATCGGCCGGCTTCGTACAGAAGCCCTACCGGATCGCCGAGCTGGTCAGGGTCGTCGGCAACGTGGTGGAGGGAAATGAGATTACGGGCCGCCGATCGCCGGATGGGGATTGA
- a CDS encoding DUF294 nucleotidyltransferase-like domain-containing protein, which translates to MKPNNHNLIMEDVIAFLGKVPPFQFLEEENLQAVARNLSMEFYPRGMVILKQDGLPSDSLRIIKKGGVKVSMTSEDGDEVVIDYRGEGDTFGFLSMVGKDRIRSNVVAVEDTICYLLGQEMVLKLLDSNLVFTEYFLKSHITKYIDRTYREMQDKSMFYGGSDRLLFTTRVGDMAIKDVVSTGEDTPIREAAQIMTENRISSLIIVDRNDLPAGIVTDRDLREKVVARGRSVQEPVKGIMTTTLIRVDARDYCFEAVLRMLKYNIHHIMVIKDGRLFGVVTNHDLMLLQGTSPLSLTKDIESQQTIEGLVPVSKKINNIVGLLLKEGGKASNITKVITEINDRLVRKVIEVVERKMGRPPLAFCWIVFGSEGRKEQTFKTDQDNALVYADPTTEAEAETARKYFASFAGQVRDGLLQCGFPPCPANYMASNPQWNQPVRTWKKYFSTWVATPTAEAVLNSVAFFDFRPMCGDALLAEQLRDHLHAVLQDQKVFLGYLANMAIKNSPPIGFLKSFVVEKGGEHKDELNLKIKGIAPLVDILRLFALERGVRETSTLERLEVLRTKHTIVQEYADDLEQAFEFIMLLRIHHQYAQISSGETPDNFINPNRLSNLEKRSIKEAFQLVAKIQDTIIERYKSLIW; encoded by the coding sequence GTGAAGCCGAACAACCACAATTTGATCATGGAAGACGTGATCGCCTTCCTCGGTAAGGTGCCTCCCTTCCAGTTCCTTGAAGAAGAGAACCTGCAGGCTGTCGCCAGGAACCTGTCCATGGAGTTCTACCCGCGCGGCATGGTGATCCTGAAACAGGATGGTCTGCCGAGCGATTCTCTCCGGATCATCAAGAAGGGCGGCGTCAAGGTCTCGATGACCTCCGAGGACGGCGACGAGGTGGTCATCGACTACCGCGGGGAGGGAGACACCTTCGGCTTCCTGTCCATGGTCGGGAAGGACCGCATCCGCTCCAATGTCGTGGCAGTGGAAGACACGATCTGTTATCTCCTCGGCCAGGAGATGGTCCTGAAGCTCCTGGACTCGAACCTCGTTTTTACCGAATATTTCCTGAAGTCGCACATCACGAAGTACATCGACCGGACCTACCGGGAGATGCAGGACAAAAGCATGTTCTACGGCGGGAGCGACCGGCTGCTGTTCACGACACGGGTCGGGGACATGGCCATCAAGGACGTGGTCTCGACCGGAGAGGACACCCCGATCCGGGAAGCGGCCCAGATCATGACCGAGAACCGTATCAGCTCTCTCATCATCGTGGACCGGAACGATCTGCCCGCCGGCATCGTAACGGACCGCGATCTCCGGGAAAAAGTCGTCGCCCGCGGCCGCAGCGTACAGGAGCCGGTCAAGGGCATCATGACGACGACCCTCATCCGCGTCGATGCCCGCGACTACTGCTTCGAGGCCGTTCTCCGGATGCTCAAGTACAACATCCATCACATCATGGTCATCAAGGACGGCAGGCTTTTCGGCGTGGTCACGAACCATGACCTGATGCTCCTGCAGGGCACCTCGCCGCTGTCGCTCACGAAGGACATCGAGAGCCAGCAGACCATCGAGGGGCTGGTCCCGGTCTCGAAGAAGATCAATAATATTGTCGGACTCCTGCTCAAGGAGGGCGGCAAGGCCAGCAATATCACCAAGGTGATCACCGAGATCAATGACCGGCTGGTCCGCAAGGTGATCGAGGTCGTCGAACGGAAGATGGGGAGACCGCCGCTCGCGTTCTGCTGGATCGTGTTCGGGAGCGAGGGCCGCAAGGAGCAGACGTTCAAGACCGACCAGGACAACGCCCTAGTCTACGCCGACCCGACGACGGAAGCCGAGGCCGAGACGGCCCGGAAATACTTCGCGTCCTTTGCCGGGCAGGTGCGCGACGGACTGCTGCAGTGCGGGTTCCCTCCGTGCCCCGCCAACTACATGGCCAGTAACCCGCAGTGGAACCAGCCGGTCAGGACGTGGAAAAAATATTTTTCGACCTGGGTCGCGACGCCGACGGCGGAGGCGGTCCTCAACTCCGTGGCCTTTTTCGACTTCCGTCCCATGTGCGGTGACGCGCTTTTGGCAGAGCAGCTGCGGGACCACCTGCATGCCGTGCTGCAGGACCAGAAGGTGTTCCTCGGCTACCTCGCCAACATGGCGATCAAGAACTCGCCGCCCATCGGCTTCCTCAAGTCCTTCGTGGTGGAGAAGGGCGGCGAGCACAAGGACGAGCTGAACCTGAAGATCAAGGGCATCGCGCCGCTGGTGGACATTCTGAGGCTTTTTGCGCTTGAGCGCGGGGTGCGCGAGACCTCGACGCTGGAGCGGCTCGAGGTCCTGCGCACGAAGCACACCATTGTCCAGGAATATGCCGATGATCTCGAGCAGGCCTTCGAGTTCATCATGCTGCTCCGCATCCATCATCAGTACGCTCAGATCAGCTCGGGCGAGACGCCGGACAACTTCATCAACCCGAACCGGCTGAGCAACCTGGAAAAACGGTCGATCAAGGAGGCGTTCCAGCTGGTCGCGAAGATCCAGGACACGATCATCGAGCGGTACAAGTCGCTGATCTGGTAA
- a CDS encoding tetrahydrofolate dehydrogenase/cyclohydrolase catalytic domain-containing protein produces MPAKLLTGKEVAQKMDQDIQKEVQELKAKGVNPALKIMIVGDAADSLAYANSAKKMAEKNGIACDIEQLPGTTSQDGFVGVLKQRNADRNIHGIIVMRPFPKQIREDVVKYILSPEKDVDCFNPVNAGKIMAGDMTGFPPATPQAVMEILRFYQVPMSGREAVVIGRSMVVGKPLSMLLLGENATVTVCHSKTQDLPGVCRRADILVAAIGKAKMITPDFIKPGATVMDVGINVEGDKLFGDVDTEPAKDVAGAITPVPGGVGTVTTRVLLKHVVKAARLQNP; encoded by the coding sequence ATGCCGGCAAAACTGTTGACGGGAAAAGAAGTTGCACAGAAGATGGACCAGGACATCCAGAAGGAGGTCCAGGAGCTCAAGGCGAAGGGCGTCAATCCCGCGCTCAAGATCATGATCGTGGGCGACGCGGCGGATTCGCTGGCATACGCGAACAGCGCCAAGAAGATGGCCGAGAAGAACGGCATCGCCTGCGACATCGAGCAGCTGCCGGGCACGACGAGCCAGGACGGATTCGTGGGCGTCCTGAAACAGAGGAACGCGGACCGGAACATCCACGGCATCATCGTGATGAGGCCGTTCCCGAAGCAGATCAGGGAGGATGTGGTGAAGTACATCCTCTCGCCCGAAAAGGACGTGGACTGCTTCAACCCGGTCAATGCCGGCAAGATCATGGCAGGAGACATGACCGGCTTCCCGCCTGCCACACCCCAGGCGGTGATGGAGATCCTCCGCTTCTACCAGGTGCCGATGAGCGGCAGGGAGGCCGTGGTCATCGGCCGCTCCATGGTCGTGGGCAAGCCCCTGTCGATGCTGCTCCTCGGCGAGAACGCCACCGTGACCGTATGCCACTCGAAGACGCAGGACCTGCCCGGCGTTTGCCGGAGGGCGGACATTCTCGTGGCGGCCATCGGCAAGGCGAAAATGATAACGCCGGACTTTATCAAGCCCGGCGCGACCGTCATGGACGTGGGTATCAATGTGGAAGGCGACAAGCTCTTCGGCGATGTGGACACCGAGCCGGCAAAGGACGTGGCCGGAGCCATCACTCCCGTTCCCGGCGGGGTCGGCACCGTCACGACGCGCGTGCTGCTAAAGCATGTGGTGAAGGCCGCCAGGCTTCAGAATCCCTGA
- the acs gene encoding acetate--CoA ligase produces the protein MGKEKIEVLSTEKRTFPPSKEFSKKAWIKSITDYEAIYRRSVDQPEKFWGEMAEQNLTWFKKWDKVLDYDFHKPYIKWFVGGKLNVSVNCLDRYINTPTRNKAAIIWEADGGEYRTYTYQQLYTEVNKFANVLKKKGVKKGDRVTIYLPMIPELPISMLACARIGAIHSIVFGGFSAKSLMDRIQDCESTMLITADEGVRGGRFVAMKANADEALNECPKVKDVIVVQHAKTKKTSMEPNRDTWWHEEMNAPDIGLYCEPEKMDAEDPLFILYTSGSTGKPKGVLHTTAGYLLYTNLTFKWIFDYHDEDIHFCTADIGWVTGHSYIVYGPLSAGATSLMFEGIPTYPNPGRFWDIVDKHRVNIFYTAPTAIRALMKEGEKWVASHDLSSIKVLGTVGEPINPEAWMWYHKNIGKEKVPIVDTWWQTETGGILITGLPGAIIAKPGSATKPFPGLVPQVVKEDGSPAGPNEGGYLCINKPWPGMLRGTYGDPENKRIKEVYFSRFPGKYFTGDGARFDEDGDYWLMGRVDDVINVSGHRLGTAEVESALVSHPAVAEAAVVGYPHDIKGEGIYVYVTLKDGQQPSDDLKKILSGHVRSVIGPIATPDKLQFAPGLPKTRSGKIMRRILRKIAHNQVDELGDTSTLADPSVVDSLVKNRV, from the coding sequence ATGGGAAAGGAAAAAATCGAAGTCCTCTCGACGGAAAAGAGGACGTTCCCCCCGTCCAAGGAATTCAGCAAAAAAGCTTGGATCAAAAGCATCACGGATTACGAGGCGATCTACAGGAGGTCGGTCGATCAGCCGGAAAAGTTCTGGGGCGAGATGGCCGAACAAAACCTGACATGGTTCAAGAAATGGGACAAGGTCCTGGACTACGACTTCCACAAGCCCTACATCAAGTGGTTCGTCGGAGGGAAGCTCAATGTTTCGGTGAATTGCCTGGACCGCTACATCAACACGCCGACGCGCAACAAGGCGGCCATCATCTGGGAGGCGGACGGCGGTGAGTACCGGACCTACACCTACCAGCAGCTGTATACCGAGGTTAACAAGTTTGCAAACGTCCTGAAGAAAAAAGGCGTCAAGAAGGGAGACCGGGTAACGATCTATCTCCCCATGATCCCCGAGCTTCCGATCTCCATGCTTGCCTGCGCCCGGATCGGCGCGATCCATAGCATTGTCTTCGGCGGGTTTTCCGCAAAGTCGCTCATGGACCGCATTCAGGACTGCGAGTCCACGATGCTCATCACGGCCGACGAAGGCGTGCGCGGCGGCCGCTTCGTGGCCATGAAAGCCAACGCGGACGAGGCCCTGAACGAATGCCCCAAGGTCAAGGACGTCATCGTGGTGCAGCATGCCAAGACCAAGAAGACCAGCATGGAGCCGAACAGGGACACGTGGTGGCACGAGGAAATGAACGCTCCCGACATCGGCCTGTACTGCGAGCCCGAGAAGATGGATGCGGAAGACCCGCTCTTCATTCTCTATACATCAGGTTCCACGGGCAAGCCGAAAGGCGTTCTCCACACGACGGCAGGCTACCTGCTGTATACGAACCTCACCTTCAAGTGGATCTTCGACTATCACGATGAGGACATCCATTTCTGCACAGCCGATATCGGCTGGGTAACCGGCCACAGCTATATCGTGTACGGCCCGCTCTCCGCAGGCGCAACGAGCCTGATGTTCGAAGGCATCCCGACCTACCCGAACCCGGGCAGGTTCTGGGACATCGTGGACAAGCACCGGGTGAATATTTTCTACACAGCGCCGACGGCCATCCGGGCGCTCATGAAAGAAGGCGAGAAGTGGGTGGCCAGTCACGACCTTTCGTCGATCAAGGTCCTGGGCACCGTGGGAGAGCCGATCAACCCCGAGGCATGGATGTGGTATCATAAAAACATCGGCAAGGAAAAGGTACCCATCGTGGATACGTGGTGGCAGACCGAAACCGGCGGGATCCTGATTACGGGGCTTCCGGGGGCCATAATCGCCAAGCCAGGATCGGCGACGAAACCATTTCCGGGGCTCGTGCCGCAAGTGGTCAAAGAAGACGGATCACCGGCTGGGCCAAACGAGGGCGGCTACCTGTGCATCAATAAGCCGTGGCCGGGCATGCTCCGCGGCACCTACGGTGATCCCGAGAACAAGCGCATCAAGGAAGTCTACTTCAGCAGGTTCCCGGGCAAGTACTTCACGGGCGACGGCGCGCGTTTTGACGAGGACGGCGATTACTGGCTGATGGGCCGCGTAGACGACGTTATCAACGTGTCCGGTCATCGGCTGGGCACGGCAGAGGTCGAGTCCGCGCTGGTGAGCCATCCTGCTGTTGCCGAAGCCGCCGTGGTCGGGTATCCGCATGACATCAAGGGAGAAGGGATCTACGTGTACGTGACCCTGAAGGACGGCCAGCAACCGTCCGATGACCTGAAAAAGATCCTCTCCGGCCATGTCCGCTCGGTCATCGGACCGATCGCCACTCCGGATAAACTCCAGTTCGCACCCGGACTTCCGAAGACCCGAAGCGGCAAGATCATGCGCCGCATCCTCCGGAAGATCGCGCACAACCAGGTTGATGAACTTGGCGATACTTCGACGCTTGCCGATCCGAGTGTCGTCGATAGCCTCGTCAAGAACCGGGTGTAG
- a CDS encoding 3'-5' exonuclease produces MFSIFGRKRKFPGIDLHAAIAESRYVVIDTELTGLDEKRDAIVSLGAVRMTGGVIELGTAFHQLVSPGSKLTSDSVVIHEITPSDLEAQPAIDAALGAFLEFCGSDVLVGHFISIDLAFLNREMKRTLGRELANPAVDTFSMYEWLRKRSKSRECFATPLAGYRLYDLAKCFDVPVGNAHNAMMDAFTTAQLFQRFLPLAAESGAVDIDDLLQLGTPFKGGDNFRLTNEFGNF; encoded by the coding sequence TTGTTCAGCATATTCGGAAGGAAACGGAAGTTCCCCGGGATCGATCTGCATGCCGCGATCGCCGAGTCCCGCTATGTGGTAATCGACACGGAGCTGACCGGCCTGGATGAGAAAAGGGACGCCATCGTTTCACTCGGCGCGGTCCGCATGACCGGCGGGGTCATTGAACTGGGCACTGCGTTCCACCAACTGGTCAGCCCGGGAAGCAAGCTGACGTCCGACAGCGTGGTCATTCATGAAATTACCCCGTCGGACCTGGAGGCGCAGCCGGCCATCGACGCTGCGCTGGGGGCTTTTCTCGAGTTCTGCGGCAGCGATGTCCTGGTCGGCCATTTCATCTCCATAGACCTTGCCTTTCTGAACCGGGAGATGAAAAGGACGCTCGGGAGAGAGCTGGCCAATCCGGCCGTGGATACCTTCAGCATGTACGAGTGGCTGCGGAAGCGGAGCAAGTCCCGCGAGTGTTTTGCCACACCGCTCGCCGGATACCGGCTGTATGACCTGGCGAAATGCTTCGACGTCCCGGTCGGCAACGCTCACAACGCCATGATGGACGCCTTTACGACGGCCCAGCTCTTTCAGCGGTTCCTGCCGCTCGCAGCAGAGTCCGGGGCCGTTGACATTGATGATCTTTTGCAATTAGGAACGCCATTCAAGGGGGGTGATAACTTCAGACTGACGAACGAATTCGGCAATTTTTAG